TTCTTTAATTCCTTGGCTAAAAATTATTCTGAAAAGGAAATTTTGCAACAAATTAAGTCTCTTGGTTTTCAGAGTTCCAGGTATGACGGAATTAAAAAGGTTTTATATGGATTTACTACTATTAATGAAATGGACGAAATTTAATTATTTTCCAGAATTCAGTTTTAAAAGTTTTATTAATTGCTGATCAAATGTATTTGCAAATTGTTGTTTATTTTTATCACCAAAAGCTTTAGGTCCGCTGGTTTGAACTCCAGTATCTCTTAATTCATGCATAAAATTTCTTATAGAAAGCCTTTCACGAATATTGGATGGAGTAAAAAGATCACCATGAAAACTTATCACAACAGTTCCTTTTGGGATTAGAATTGCAGCTAATGGAATATCCTGTGTAATCACCAGATCTTTGTCTTCAGCCCATTCAGATATATATGTATCAGCTACATCAGGCCCTTGGGCAACATGAACAAAAGATAGAAAAGGAGACTCGGGAATAGATATAAACTTATTTGAAACAAATACTGTTTCAATACTTCGCTTATGTGCTGCTTTTATAATTATTTCTTTAATTTGCCCCGGAAGGGCATCTGCATCTATCCAGATTTTCATATTATTTGTTCTTTTTATTCTATGCAATACACTCTAAAATAAGGATAAAGCTTAACTATTCTTTGAATAGCAGCTTTATTTAGCCTGTTTCTTAAAGTTGCTGCAATTTTTTCTACCGGAATTTTGTGATTATAATAAAGATCACACGCTCTATATTCCATTTTAACAACATCTTTAGGCTTTTTTCTTGGTTTTGCTTTATATTTTTCAGGAATATACTGTTGAGATTTTGCCATATTCTTCTGTTCATCGTCACTGAGGCCATAGAAAAAATCTTTCTCTAAAGGTACAAGATTTTTGATCCCATTATTAAGCTTATTATAGTCTGAATGGTGGATATAAACCGTTTCATCAAGCTTATAAATATGAGCGACAATAAGCTCACTTACAGTAGTTTCTTCCTTATCTGTACTGAAATTGTGTCTTTTAAATATACTCAAATATGACTTAGGAAAGTTTTTTAACATCGAAACATTGAAGACACAATTATTTTTATCATCAATAGTGTACGTTAGTTTATATTTATTTGTAGATTCAGGAATATTTTCAAATAAATAATATAATTTTCCTTTTCTTTCTTTAATTTGCTGAACATCAAGTATAGTAATATAAACGCCATACAACCAGCCTTCAAACAAGGTTTTTATTTCCGGATATTTAGATAAAAGAACATTTCGTTTTTCTGAGATTTTTTTAGAAAGAAATTGCTCGTATTTCGTTTCCAGCTTAACCATTTCAAGTTGTTTTTGCTCTTTTTCTTCAGAGGTTTTTCTGATAAATGCCATTATAAGTCCTTTTCTAAAGCCGAATAACCATAGCTATCATTAAAGAAATGCTGTATAAAATATGCTTAAACTTCTTCAATGCTGATTTCTATACACTTATCTTCATTATCTTTTTGAATGTTAAATTTAACATGTCTGTCATCCTGACAACGATTGATAAGGTTGGCTTTACGAAATACACTAAAACCTGATATGGTATAACCAGCTGAAATATGATTTTCTAAAATCGCTTTAACACGATCCAGCTTAACTCCTGCAAGTTTAAAATGAGCCTGTTTTAATATTTTTAATAATTCAGTAATAATAAAATTAATCTCCATTATTGCCATAATTTAATTATGACATAGTCCAAATATTATTTTCGGAAAAATTATTGTTTTAAGCCCAGTGATAGGATGAAAGAACATATTTTTAAGAGTCTTCTAATTAAATTCTGATTTTATATACTAAAAGAGAGCTTATAAGCTCTCTTTAGAATTTTTACGCTGATCTTCTTGAATAAGAGTTGGAATAACAATTCTTACAAAGAACCGGTCTGTTACCAGATGGCTGAAAAGGTACTTGTGCATCTGCTCCACAATCTGAGCAAACTACATCGTACATTTTTCTTGAGTTATTTTCACTTCTAACACCATAACGGCTTGAATCTTTTCTTGCATTACGACAGGATTTACATCTCTTTGGATGATTTGTAAGACCTTTTGAAGCGTAGAATGCTTGTTCATTAGATGTGAATTCGAAATCATAACCACAATCTGCACATTGTAAAATTTTATCTTGATATGTCATTATTTTGGGCTCCTTTTGCCAGTTAATATGTTTTGAATGAGACCGAGATAATGAATATCTAAACTGCTTTCTTCAAAAACCTATTTATTTGTAACTCTCTTTATTGAGATTATTAAATATAAAGACTAATAATTAGGCAAAATAGTTCCTGAAATATCGTAAAATTCCTTATTATAGAGGAAATTAATCTATAATTTAGCATCAATTAATCAAATTAAGGACAGCGGAAAAAATAATTGAAGATTTTGATGAAAAAATGCGAAGCGGGAGCTGTGCAAGCTCATTCCTGTAACCGGCTATTAATCGAGTAAGAAAAAATGCGTAAGTATTTTTTCTTATGTCCTTAGATGAGACTATGTTAGTATTAAGTAAATGATTGTAATATTCGCGTGAATTGTAATATTTATTGCATCAATTCGTAAAGGAGCTTGATATGGCAAAAGACAAAGGATCCAGAGAAGTTAAAAAACCAAAACAAAACAAACCCAAAAAAGGCAAAGAAGCTGTATCTGAATATAGCAGAACTCCGGAGAAAAAATAATCTCAAAAGGCTGCTAACAGCTCATTCTTATAACTAACAATTTAACGAGCAATAGAAAACACAAGAATTTTTTAGTGCTCGTTAATTATGCTCTTTAATAATTTCAAGGAAAGAGCTGCCGTAGCGATCGAGTTTACTTTTTCCTACTCCTGAAATACCTGAGAATTCAACCAGATTTCCAGGTTTTTTGTTTACCATTTCAATTAAAGTACTGTCATGAAATATTACAAAAGGAGGAATTCCCTG
This genomic window from Candidatus Melainabacteria bacterium RIFOXYA2_FULL_32_9 contains:
- a CDS encoding zinc-binding protein; its protein translation is MTYQDKILQCADCGYDFEFTSNEQAFYASKGLTNHPKRCKSCRNARKDSSRYGVRSENNSRKMYDVVCSDCGADAQVPFQPSGNRPVLCKNCYSNSYSRRSA